The sequence CCGTGAACTTAACGAACTATTTGATACGTGTATTTGCCACGGTTGCAAGGCGTTAGATATCGGTTGCGGAACTGGATACTACTCTTTAAGGCTTTTAAAAATGGGGTTCGACGTTGTTGGACTAGACATTTCAAGTAAGTCGGTTAAGTTAGCGAAGTTAAAAATTGAATCTCTTGGTTTTCGACATGTAGATTTTAATAGGGCTGACGCGAGTGCGCTACCTTTTAATGAAAACCTGTTTGATGTAGTTGTAGCTATGGGTAGTGTGTTAAATCATGTTCCAGCACCCGAGCGGATGATCAAAGAAATCTCCAGAGTTTTGAAACCTGGGGGGTTATTTTTCACTGACATCGACAACTTTACCTGCCTTGATACTGTTTACAACTTCATTAATCCTAACGCAAACGGTTGCATTTCAAAACGAAGTGAGATTTTAAACGGATTGCTCTCTGGTCTTCGCCGAGGTATGACTATCGTTTGGGACCTCGGCGGCAAACCACTTCAAATTCGCCTCTTCAC comes from Candidatus Bathyarchaeota archaeon and encodes:
- a CDS encoding methyltransferase domain-containing protein, whose translation is MVEKPLSGINEAYDSLADDYDDKIIRGSIFFRHLYRELNELFDTCICHGCKALDIGCGTGYYSLRLLKMGFDVVGLDISSKSVKLAKLKIESLGFRHVDFNRADASALPFNENLFDVVVAMGSVLNHVPAPERMIKEISRVLKPGGLFFTDIDNFTCLDTVYNFINPNANGCISKRSEILNGLLSGLRRGMTIVWDLGGKPLQIRLFTYSEIQTLMAKFHLAIDKVYGVHIVTSVIPSFVQAHSNSRMLECAVAVLGKIDRFLRAHVPFNRFGVSLVLLGHKPRAD